A region of Halobellus limi DNA encodes the following proteins:
- a CDS encoding nucleotidyltransferase domain-containing protein — MSLGEREDELLDTLETVIDADLPYVLVGGWAIAAFNQRFTTDVDVVIPAQAVDDYTDLLTARGYEKTADVERNELYEGRTIRFTKDIGNPVRFDAMVDALGCRQTEAEWSYRYLAQHSVTQELRTGRPVTARIPERELLFAVKLHSGRKADSRDLVVLAADADFDRIATHLHRGVSKKLAGRIETVLDRLTSEDFADAFKGVFEQQTVPEQDIDAVVEFLRDQQRRIDSEL; from the coding sequence ATGAGCCTCGGCGAACGCGAAGACGAGCTGCTGGACACCCTGGAGACAGTCATTGACGCTGACCTGCCGTACGTGCTCGTCGGTGGGTGGGCGATCGCGGCGTTCAATCAGCGCTTCACCACGGACGTCGACGTCGTCATTCCGGCACAAGCGGTCGACGACTACACCGACCTTCTCACCGCCCGCGGCTACGAGAAAACGGCCGACGTCGAGCGAAACGAGCTCTACGAGGGCCGTACTATTCGATTCACGAAAGACATCGGGAATCCGGTTCGGTTCGACGCGATGGTGGACGCGCTGGGCTGTCGCCAGACGGAAGCTGAATGGTCGTATCGCTATCTGGCCCAGCACTCCGTCACCCAGGAACTGCGAACCGGGCGCCCGGTAACAGCCAGGATTCCGGAACGGGAGTTGCTGTTTGCCGTGAAACTTCACAGTGGCCGCAAGGCAGACTCCCGGGATCTGGTGGTGCTGGCTGCTGACGCGGATTTCGACCGGATCGCGACCCATCTTCATCGCGGGGTGTCCAAGAAGCTCGCTGGTCGCATCGAGACTGTTCTCGACCGGCTCACGTCGGAAGATTTTGCGGACGCGTTCAAAGGGGTCTTCGAACAGCAAACGGTTCCCGAACAGGATATCGATGCCGTCGTTGAGTTCCTTCGTGACCAGCAGCGCCGAATCGATTCTGAACTATAA
- a CDS encoding ArdC-like ssDNA-binding domain-containing protein → MSTTRDSSVSFEETDTRSDEMNSTIEQWIDDLVAGVDDAQASEEFQEWLDVQSRFHDYSYRNTLLIKRQCPEASRVAGYRTWQEEFDRHVKEGESAIWIWAPIITKQCPECENSPSYHEDSDCEYDETPPEEWSKGLVGFKPTAVFDVSQTEGEPLPELETEAAGDADDLVPALLDAAATLDIDVRVVDAAEWEHGDAKGVCKHRTLHGCQPVVEAKARSNQADLAVTLIHEYAHALLHFDVDDEPERAKREVEAEAVAYIVGRYFNLDTSGSAFYLAAWQDDDAESIQERLGRISSTAQEVIGTVVDG, encoded by the coding sequence ATGTCTACGACCAGAGACTCGTCGGTCTCCTTCGAGGAGACCGACACGCGATCAGACGAGATGAACAGTACCATCGAACAGTGGATCGACGACCTCGTCGCCGGCGTCGACGACGCGCAGGCCAGCGAAGAGTTCCAAGAGTGGCTCGACGTCCAGAGTCGTTTCCACGACTACTCCTACCGGAACACGCTCCTCATCAAGCGACAGTGTCCCGAGGCGAGCCGGGTGGCTGGCTACCGGACGTGGCAGGAGGAGTTCGACCGCCACGTCAAGGAGGGTGAGTCGGCCATCTGGATCTGGGCGCCGATCATCACCAAGCAGTGCCCGGAGTGCGAGAACTCGCCGAGCTACCACGAGGACAGTGACTGTGAGTACGACGAGACGCCGCCCGAGGAGTGGTCGAAAGGACTGGTTGGATTCAAACCAACGGCAGTCTTCGATGTGTCTCAAACCGAGGGCGAACCGCTCCCCGAGCTGGAAACCGAGGCAGCTGGTGACGCCGACGACCTGGTGCCAGCGCTCCTTGATGCAGCAGCTACGCTCGATATCGACGTCCGTGTCGTCGACGCTGCCGAGTGGGAGCATGGCGACGCGAAAGGCGTCTGCAAACACCGGACTCTCCACGGATGCCAACCCGTCGTCGAAGCGAAAGCCCGCTCAAATCAGGCCGATCTCGCCGTGACGTTGATTCACGAGTACGCCCACGCACTGCTCCATTTCGATGTCGACGACGAACCCGAGCGTGCAAAACGCGAGGTCGAAGCCGAAGCCGTTGCGTACATCGTCGGGCGGTATTTCAACCTAGATACGAGCGGATCAGCGTTCTATCTTGCCGCGTGGCAGGACGACGATGCGGAGAGCATTCAGGAGCGACTCGGCCGGATCAGTTCGACCGCGCAGGAGGTCATCGGGACAGTTGTAGACGGCTGA
- a CDS encoding helix-turn-helix domain-containing protein, with product MEYVDETAAKIMVAARPGDSIRRIAQKIDGSYSWVYDWIERLEDAGFIRREDGVYIENYAVRDRYYDLVAAISRAVPPSIDDGYVIPHFAGMPFAYTKIDGVYVWTHGGYQIARGHDDYPIFIQVADQDVEQWTAFFDEFGIPSRIEERPDASDYDATVSYVLFPTSGEITREWVDGNPVIPLDETIEHMLEYRVNYEPALEMIADEYDRDIDASHEDPRLNA from the coding sequence ATGGAGTACGTCGACGAGACCGCGGCGAAGATCATGGTCGCGGCCCGGCCGGGTGACTCGATCCGGCGAATCGCCCAGAAGATCGACGGCTCCTACTCGTGGGTCTACGACTGGATCGAGCGGTTGGAGGACGCAGGCTTCATCCGGCGTGAGGACGGCGTTTACATCGAGAATTACGCTGTCAGGGATCGCTACTACGATCTCGTCGCGGCCATCTCTCGCGCTGTTCCCCCCTCGATCGACGACGGCTACGTCATTCCGCACTTCGCCGGGATGCCCTTTGCGTACACGAAAATCGACGGCGTCTACGTCTGGACCCACGGCGGCTATCAGATCGCCCGCGGCCACGACGACTATCCGATCTTCATCCAGGTCGCCGATCAGGACGTCGAACAGTGGACGGCGTTCTTTGATGAGTTCGGGATTCCGAGCCGGATTGAAGAGCGGCCGGATGCGAGCGACTACGACGCGACCGTCTCGTACGTGTTGTTCCCGACGAGTGGGGAGATCACTCGCGAGTGGGTCGACGGCAATCCGGTCATTCCGTTGGACGAGACAATCGAGCACATGTTGGAGTACCGGGTGAACTACGAGCCAGCGTTGGAGATGATCGCCGACGAGTACGACCGTGATATCGACGCGTCCCACGAGGATCCGCGTCTCAATGCATGA